One region of Mucilaginibacter gotjawali genomic DNA includes:
- a CDS encoding ABC-F family ATP-binding cassette domain-containing protein, with product MITVSNLSLRYGKRTLFEDVNLKFTNGNCYGIIGANGAGKSTFLKILSGDIDPSSGSYSFTPGERMAVLSQDHYAFDDFTVIETVMMGHKEMYAIMKEKDAIYLKEDFSDADGERAGELEHQFAEMDGWNAESNAATLLSNLGIKEEFHYQLVKDLDNTQKVRVLLAQALFGKPDILLLDEPTNDLDIHTVGWLEDFLASYEAIVLVVSHDRHFLDTVCTHVVDIDFAKMTIYTGNYTFWYESSQLALKQRSDQNKKTEDRVKELQEFIRRFSANASKSKQATSRKKALDKINIDEIQPSNRKYPGIIFNNQGREAGDQVLQVENLKKTLNGELLFDNVRLMVNKGDKIAVLSQNSLATTAFYNILTGRDKDYKGEFKWGVTINYADIPIDNAEYFKGKDDNLIDWLREYSTGDKDDQFIRGFLGRMLFSGEEVLKKSNVLSGGEKMRCMFSRMMLQSANLLMFDEPTNHLDLESITALNNGMKDFRGTILFTSRDHELVETVANRIIELTPGGTIDKLMTYDEYINSEAVQKQREELYAIA from the coding sequence ATGATCACGGTATCCAATTTATCTTTACGTTATGGTAAACGTACGCTCTTCGAAGATGTAAACCTTAAATTTACCAATGGCAATTGTTATGGCATCATAGGCGCCAACGGCGCCGGCAAATCAACGTTCCTGAAGATCCTTTCGGGCGATATTGACCCTTCAAGCGGGTCATATAGCTTTACCCCCGGCGAACGGATGGCGGTATTGAGCCAGGACCACTATGCATTTGACGATTTTACGGTAATTGAAACCGTAATGATGGGGCATAAAGAGATGTATGCCATCATGAAAGAAAAGGATGCCATTTACCTGAAAGAAGATTTTAGCGATGCTGACGGCGAACGTGCCGGGGAACTGGAACACCAGTTTGCCGAGATGGACGGCTGGAATGCTGAAAGCAATGCTGCTACCCTATTGAGCAATTTGGGCATTAAAGAAGAATTTCATTACCAATTGGTAAAAGACCTTGATAATACGCAAAAAGTACGCGTTTTATTAGCGCAGGCCCTTTTTGGCAAACCTGACATTTTGCTGCTGGATGAGCCTACCAATGACCTTGACATCCATACCGTAGGCTGGCTGGAAGATTTTTTAGCTTCTTATGAAGCAATAGTCCTGGTAGTGTCGCACGACAGGCACTTCCTGGATACGGTTTGTACCCATGTGGTAGATATTGATTTTGCAAAAATGACCATCTACACCGGTAACTATACTTTCTGGTACGAATCGAGCCAGCTGGCTTTGAAACAACGTTCGGATCAGAATAAAAAGACCGAAGACCGGGTGAAGGAACTGCAGGAGTTTATCCGCCGTTTCAGCGCCAATGCTTCCAAATCAAAACAGGCCACCAGCCGTAAAAAGGCATTGGATAAGATCAATATTGATGAGATCCAGCCATCTAACCGTAAATACCCGGGCATCATCTTCAATAACCAGGGCCGCGAAGCCGGCGACCAGGTGCTGCAGGTAGAGAACCTCAAGAAGACTTTGAACGGGGAGCTTTTATTTGATAATGTGCGCCTGATGGTAAACAAAGGAGACAAAATTGCTGTCCTGTCGCAAAACAGTTTGGCAACTACCGCTTTCTACAATATTTTAACCGGCCGCGATAAGGATTATAAAGGCGAATTTAAATGGGGTGTAACCATTAATTATGCCGACATCCCTATTGATAACGCCGAATATTTTAAAGGAAAAGATGATAACCTGATCGACTGGCTGCGCGAATATTCAACCGGCGATAAAGACGACCAGTTTATCCGGGGCTTTTTAGGCCGGATGCTGTTTAGCGGCGAAGAGGTATTAAAGAAAAGCAATGTACTGTCAGGCGGCGAGAAAATGCGCTGCATGTTTAGCCGAATGATGCTGCAGTCGGCCAATTTGCTGATGTTTGACGAACCTACCAATCACCTCGACCTGGAATCTATCACCGCCCTGAATAATGGCATGAAGGACTTCCGTGGCACCATCCTGTTCACCTCGCGTGACCATGAACTGGTAGAAACTGTAGCCAACCGCATTATTGAACTTACCCCTGGCGGCACCATAGATAAGCTGATGACTTACGACGAGTATATCAACAGCGAAGCAGTGCAGAAGCAGCGGGAAGAATTGTACGCTATCGCGTAG
- a CDS encoding YhcH/YjgK/YiaL family protein → MNSSNRKKLSIVSILMIAGNLLFAQQTDSAAMIKKANKWVKSRVWAPELKITPDKSVNSAEFEKQYESNKAMWDKVFSFLSDSKISTLAPGRYPVDGDNAYATITSGPPKNREDVKWESHRKYIDLQYVIMGKVQLGVCPLPLAQVTEPYDETKDAAHYNAEGKYYTATPQKFFLFFPTDVHRPDIKVKGFDTLKKLVIKIRYQQ, encoded by the coding sequence ATGAATAGCTCAAACCGCAAAAAACTAAGCATCGTTTCTATTTTAATGATTGCGGGCAACCTGCTTTTCGCGCAGCAAACAGATTCTGCGGCTATGATAAAAAAAGCCAACAAATGGGTTAAAAGTCGTGTTTGGGCGCCTGAACTGAAAATTACGCCTGATAAATCTGTCAACAGCGCTGAATTTGAGAAACAATATGAAAGTAATAAAGCCATGTGGGATAAAGTATTCAGCTTTTTGAGTGACAGCAAAATTTCAACTTTGGCACCCGGCAGATACCCCGTTGATGGTGACAACGCTTACGCCACCATTACGTCTGGTCCGCCAAAAAACAGGGAAGATGTTAAATGGGAATCGCACCGAAAATATATCGACCTGCAATATGTAATTATGGGTAAGGTACAACTGGGCGTTTGTCCGCTGCCGCTGGCACAGGTGACAGAACCTTACGATGAAACAAAGGATGCTGCCCATTACAACGCTGAGGGGAAATATTATACGGCTACGCCTCAAAAATTCTTCCTGTTTTTCCCGACGGATGTGCATCGCCCGGATATTAAAGTAAAAGGCTTTGATACATTGAAAAAACTGGTGATTAAAATCCGTTACCAGCAATAA
- the rhaT gene encoding L-rhamnose/proton symporter RhaT has product MQVIFGVIFHFIGGFASGSFYIPYKKVKGWAWESFWIVGGIFSWLIVPPLAAWLTIPHFTEIITGTNGGILFLTFFFGLLWGVGGLTYGLGVRYLGVSLGSTIILGLCAVFGALIPSVYYNFFPKDGKDTIATLATTHWGQLVLTGISVCVIGIIICGKAGTMKEKELAAGKADVEDNKDYRFGLGIFVAIVSGVLSACFNFGIEAGKTMADTANTVWMAAHHGQGNFLYQNNVTYVAILWGGLTTNFIWCMILNARNKTFKNYTDPKTPLLKNYIFSALAGTTWFLQFFFYGMGESRLGNGASSWILHMAFIILIANMWGLILNEWKGVSKKALATVITGIAVIILSVIIVGKGNSIKADEVAQVKTSK; this is encoded by the coding sequence ATGCAGGTAATCTTTGGCGTTATTTTCCACTTTATCGGTGGTTTTGCTTCAGGCAGTTTTTATATTCCCTATAAAAAAGTAAAAGGCTGGGCCTGGGAAAGTTTCTGGATAGTAGGCGGTATTTTTTCATGGTTGATTGTTCCGCCTTTAGCTGCCTGGTTAACTATCCCCCATTTTACCGAAATCATAACAGGCACCAATGGCGGCATTTTATTTTTAACTTTTTTCTTCGGGTTGTTATGGGGCGTTGGCGGTTTAACTTATGGCCTGGGCGTACGCTACCTTGGCGTATCATTGGGCAGCACCATAATTTTAGGTTTGTGCGCTGTGTTTGGCGCGCTTATCCCTTCTGTATACTATAATTTTTTTCCTAAGGACGGCAAGGACACCATCGCCACCCTGGCAACAACGCATTGGGGGCAATTAGTGCTAACAGGGATTTCCGTTTGCGTAATAGGAATAATTATATGCGGCAAAGCCGGGACGATGAAAGAGAAAGAGCTGGCCGCAGGCAAGGCTGACGTTGAAGACAATAAGGATTACCGTTTTGGCCTGGGTATTTTTGTTGCCATTGTATCAGGAGTTTTGAGCGCCTGTTTTAATTTCGGTATCGAGGCCGGCAAAACAATGGCCGATACTGCAAATACCGTTTGGATGGCCGCACACCATGGCCAGGGGAATTTTCTCTATCAAAATAACGTAACCTATGTGGCTATTTTATGGGGCGGCTTAACCACCAATTTTATCTGGTGTATGATATTGAACGCCCGCAACAAAACATTTAAAAATTATACCGATCCAAAGACGCCGCTCTTAAAAAACTATATCTTTTCGGCATTAGCGGGCACCACCTGGTTTTTGCAATTCTTTTTTTATGGCATGGGCGAAAGCAGGCTGGGCAATGGCGCCAGTTCGTGGATCCTGCACATGGCCTTTATCATATTGATAGCGAATATGTGGGGATTGATACTCAACGAATGGAAAGGTGTAAGTAAAAAAGCGCTGGCAACAGTAATTACGGGCATTGCCGTTATCATATTATCGGTGATCATTGTAGGAAAAGGAAATTCAATAAAAGCCGACGAAGTCGCGCAAGTTAAAACAAGTAAGTAA
- a CDS encoding bifunctional aldolase/short-chain dehydrogenase: MSANTTQFKHVSYLWDDAKAAELAGDEVGLLIYRSNLLGADLRLTNYGGGNTSCKVIGKDPLTGKEVEVMWIKGSGGDIGTLKKSGLAALYVDRLRSLKNVYRGIEFEDEMVELFNHSIFDLNSKAPSIDTPLHGFLPFKHIDHLHPDAAIAIAAAKHGKQITHDLFDGAIGWVDWQRPGFDLGLQLKECLDTNPGIRGIMLGSHGLFTWGDTAYESYINTLEVIEKCAEYLEQNYGKKGPVFGGAKIQSINGTERKKQAVALAPVLRGFCSSKTKMIGHFTDDPRVLEYINSNDLERLAPMGTSCPDHFLRTKISPLVLSLKPDEDITDIILLKEKLTPAFEDYRKMYGDYYNTCKHANSPAIRDANPVVILYPGVGMFTFAKDKQTARVAAEFYINAINVMKGAEAISEYTSLPRQEAFDIEYWLLEEAKLQRMPKPKALSGRIALITGSAGGIGKAIAKKLVEEGAVVVLNDMNAERLEGAGEEFKKKFGKDAYTTALLDVTSSGQIQEAMATAILAFGGVDLVVNNAGLSISKSIADHTEKDWDLLYNVLVKGQFLVTQAAVAVMKKQDIGGDIINIVSKNALVSGPNNAGYGSAKAAQLHLSRLNAAELGADKIRVNVINPDAVISDSNIWAGGWAEGRAKAYGITVEELPAYYAKRTLLNEVILPEDIANACFALTGGLLNKSTGNVINVDGGVAAGFVR, from the coding sequence ATGTCTGCCAATACAACACAATTTAAACACGTAAGTTATTTATGGGACGATGCTAAAGCTGCAGAATTAGCGGGTGACGAAGTCGGATTGCTGATCTACCGCTCCAATTTATTGGGCGCGGACCTGCGCTTAACCAATTACGGCGGCGGCAATACCTCCTGTAAAGTAATAGGTAAAGACCCCTTAACCGGGAAAGAAGTTGAAGTAATGTGGATTAAGGGCTCGGGCGGCGACATTGGCACTTTGAAAAAAAGCGGCCTCGCAGCTTTATATGTTGATAGATTGAGAAGCCTCAAAAACGTTTACCGGGGGATTGAATTTGAAGATGAAATGGTGGAATTATTTAACCACAGCATCTTCGATTTAAACTCAAAAGCGCCTTCTATCGATACGCCCTTACATGGCTTTTTGCCATTTAAACATATCGACCATTTGCACCCCGACGCTGCTATTGCTATCGCGGCAGCAAAACACGGTAAACAAATCACGCACGACCTTTTTGACGGAGCCATTGGCTGGGTTGACTGGCAGCGCCCGGGATTTGACCTAGGGTTACAATTAAAAGAGTGCCTTGATACTAATCCCGGTATTCGCGGCATTATGCTCGGATCGCACGGCTTATTCACCTGGGGAGATACTGCTTATGAGAGCTATATCAACACCCTTGAAGTAATTGAAAAATGTGCTGAATACCTTGAACAAAACTACGGCAAAAAAGGGCCGGTATTCGGCGGTGCAAAAATCCAGAGCATTAACGGGACTGAACGTAAAAAACAGGCGGTGGCGCTTGCGCCGGTACTGCGCGGATTTTGTTCGTCCAAAACAAAAATGATCGGCCATTTCACCGACGATCCGCGCGTTTTGGAATATATCAATTCAAACGACCTGGAACGCCTTGCCCCTATGGGCACCAGTTGTCCGGATCATTTTTTACGTACCAAGATCAGTCCGCTGGTTTTATCGCTTAAACCAGACGAAGACATCACGGATATTATCTTACTGAAAGAAAAACTGACACCCGCGTTTGAGGATTACCGCAAAATGTATGGCGACTACTACAATACCTGCAAACACGCTAACAGCCCGGCCATCCGGGATGCAAACCCGGTGGTAATATTATACCCCGGTGTGGGCATGTTCACTTTCGCCAAGGACAAGCAAACGGCACGTGTGGCTGCGGAGTTTTATATTAACGCGATAAACGTAATGAAAGGCGCTGAAGCGATCAGCGAATACACCTCGCTGCCACGGCAGGAGGCCTTTGATATTGAATACTGGCTGCTGGAAGAAGCAAAACTGCAGCGCATGCCAAAGCCGAAAGCATTATCCGGGCGGATCGCATTAATTACCGGCAGTGCAGGCGGCATTGGCAAAGCCATCGCCAAAAAATTGGTGGAAGAAGGCGCCGTTGTTGTTTTAAATGACATGAATGCTGAACGCCTGGAGGGCGCCGGCGAAGAATTTAAAAAGAAGTTTGGAAAGGACGCTTATACCACCGCCCTATTGGATGTTACGAGCAGCGGCCAGATCCAGGAAGCTATGGCAACAGCTATTTTAGCTTTTGGCGGAGTTGACTTGGTTGTAAATAATGCAGGATTATCTATCTCCAAATCAATTGCCGATCATACCGAAAAGGATTGGGATTTGCTGTATAATGTATTGGTAAAAGGCCAGTTCCTGGTTACACAGGCAGCCGTTGCCGTGATGAAGAAGCAGGATATCGGCGGCGACATCATCAATATCGTCAGCAAAAACGCGCTGGTAAGCGGGCCTAACAATGCAGGCTATGGCAGCGCAAAAGCTGCGCAATTGCATTTAAGCCGCCTGAACGCAGCCGAATTGGGAGCAGATAAGATTCGTGTTAATGTGATTAACCCCGACGCAGTGATCAGCGACAGCAATATTTGGGCAGGCGGATGGGCCGAGGGACGGGCAAAAGCCTATGGCATTACCGTTGAAGAATTGCCTGCCTATTACGCCAAACGAACCTTGCTAAACGAAGTTATTTTACCTGAAGATATTGCCAACGCCTGCTTTGCTTTAACCGGCGGTTTACTGAATAAATCAACCGGCAATGTAATCAACGTTGATGGCGGCGTGGCAGCTGGTTTTGTGAGATAG
- a CDS encoding type II toxin-antitoxin system VapC family toxin has product MGEKLALLDTSILIEFFRKTNKANSRFYQLFDTFDLFSISVITEYEIFIGATSAIQKDYWKDFPERITIISLDSEIVQTAIILSEELKRTRNLIDSADLFIAATAIHHDLPLATLNNKHFDRIGNLKLVI; this is encoded by the coding sequence GTGGGGGAAAAATTAGCATTACTTGATACGTCTATACTTATTGAGTTTTTCCGAAAGACCAACAAAGCAAATTCACGTTTTTATCAGCTATTCGACACCTTCGACTTGTTTTCCATATCAGTTATAACTGAATATGAGATATTTATAGGCGCAACCTCTGCGATTCAAAAAGATTATTGGAAAGATTTCCCGGAAAGAATCACTATTATTTCGCTTGATTCGGAAATTGTTCAAACTGCTATTATTTTAAGCGAGGAATTAAAAAGAACGAGGAACCTAATTGATTCGGCAGATCTTTTCATTGCTGCTACTGCCATACACCATGATTTGCCCCTGGCAACGCTAAACAATAAACATTTTGATAGGATAGGAAATTTAAAACTGGTTATTTAG
- a CDS encoding GntR family transcriptional regulator: MKNYLKILKIDEYSITPKYMQICNSILRGIEDKKIVKDDVLPSINDLSTALEVSRNTIDRAYKELKKYNVIKSVAGKGYFISTTQFNQPVKVLLLFNKLSSHKKIIYDAFAETLGSNAAIDFYIYNNNFNFFKKLLNNNIDHYSKLVIIPHFIENAENAFTILNSLPKDKLILMDKLIGGLTGDFAAVYEDFEKDIYSALEQLLEKLSNYHTIKIIFPGNSYYSKDILTGFVNFCHQYAFDYEIIPHLKNEQLLNGTVYINLMEDDLVELIEKIISDNLQIGKEIGVISYNETPLKKIILNGITTISTNFKLMGEKAAEMILKNKKEHIAIPFYVTERNSL, from the coding sequence ATGAAGAACTACCTCAAGATCCTTAAAATTGACGAATACTCGATCACTCCCAAATACATGCAGATCTGCAACTCCATATTAAGGGGTATTGAGGATAAAAAGATCGTAAAGGATGATGTCCTGCCGTCCATCAATGATTTGAGCACAGCGCTTGAGGTATCCCGCAATACGATTGACCGGGCCTACAAAGAGTTAAAGAAATATAACGTCATTAAATCAGTAGCAGGCAAAGGGTATTTTATCTCAACCACACAATTCAATCAGCCGGTTAAGGTGCTTTTATTATTCAATAAGCTGAGCAGCCATAAAAAAATAATTTATGATGCCTTTGCCGAAACTTTGGGCAGTAATGCCGCTATTGATTTTTATATCTATAACAACAACTTTAATTTCTTTAAAAAACTGCTCAACAACAATATTGATCATTATTCGAAGCTGGTGATCATCCCCCATTTTATTGAAAATGCTGAAAATGCGTTCACCATCCTCAATAGCTTACCGAAAGACAAGTTGATTTTGATGGATAAATTAATTGGAGGATTGACCGGGGACTTTGCTGCCGTTTATGAAGATTTTGAAAAAGACATTTATTCTGCACTGGAACAACTCCTGGAAAAATTAAGTAACTATCATACCATAAAAATCATCTTTCCCGGAAACAGCTATTATTCAAAAGATATCCTTACCGGCTTTGTTAATTTTTGTCATCAGTACGCCTTTGATTATGAGATTATTCCACATCTTAAAAACGAACAATTATTAAACGGCACGGTATATATTAATTTAATGGAAGATGATTTGGTGGAGCTGATAGAAAAGATAATAAGCGATAATTTGCAAATTGGAAAAGAAATAGGCGTGATATCGTACAATGAAACACCATTGAAAAAAATTATTTTAAACGGCATTACCACCATCTCCACGAATTTTAAGCTGATGGGGGAAAAAGCCGCTGAAATGATCCTCAAAAACAAAAAAGAACATATTGCTATCCCCTTTTATGTGACGGAACGAAATTCGCTCTGA